A portion of the Desulfotignum phosphitoxidans DSM 13687 genome contains these proteins:
- a CDS encoding type I glyceraldehyde-3-phosphate dehydrogenase, with amino-acid sequence MTYTIAINGYGRIGRCVVRALYESERFLGQLTLGAINEIGCSDTLFHLTRYDSTHGRFPLSVEKTGKNMRIGKDVIHLFQEKNIVNLPWKDLNIDVVLDCTGVYNDRESAALHLLSGAKKVIYSHPAKDEVDATIVFGVNHHTLKKEHTVISNASCTTNCLIPILHVLDTHLGIESGVTTTIHSAMHDQPVIDAYNKDLRKTRSALQSIIPVSTSLDKGIARILPHMAGRFETLAIRVPTVNVSMMDITMTVNTDTHARQVNDLLVAASQNALSGILGVSDEQLVSCDFNHDPRSAVIDLPQTRVSGRRLVKVQAWFDNEWAYANRMLDTTIAALTTA; translated from the coding sequence ATGACATATACGATTGCAATCAATGGATACGGCCGCATCGGCCGTTGTGTGGTCCGGGCCCTGTATGAATCCGAGCGTTTTCTGGGGCAATTGACACTTGGAGCCATCAACGAGATCGGCTGTTCCGACACCTTGTTTCATTTGACCCGGTATGACTCCACCCATGGCCGGTTTCCCTTGTCTGTGGAAAAAACAGGAAAAAACATGCGCATCGGGAAAGACGTCATCCATCTGTTTCAGGAAAAAAATATTGTCAATCTGCCCTGGAAAGATTTGAACATCGATGTGGTGCTGGACTGCACCGGGGTTTACAATGACCGGGAATCCGCTGCTTTGCATCTGCTGTCCGGGGCGAAAAAGGTGATTTATTCCCATCCGGCCAAAGATGAGGTGGATGCCACCATTGTGTTCGGGGTGAATCACCACACCCTGAAAAAAGAACACACGGTGATTTCCAATGCATCATGCACCACCAACTGTCTGATTCCCATTCTGCATGTCCTGGATACCCATCTGGGCATCGAGAGCGGGGTGACCACCACCATTCATTCAGCCATGCATGATCAACCCGTGATTGACGCATACAATAAAGACTTGCGCAAAACAAGGTCTGCCTTGCAGTCCATTATCCCGGTGTCCACCTCCCTGGACAAAGGTATTGCCAGAATTCTGCCGCACATGGCCGGCCGGTTTGAAACCCTGGCCATCCGGGTGCCCACCGTGAATGTGTCCATGATGGACATCACGATGACGGTGAATACGGATACCCATGCCCGGCAGGTTAATGATCTGCTTGTGGCGGCCTCTCAAAACGCATTGTCCGGGATTCTCGGGGTCAGTGATGAACAGCTGGTGTCCTGTGATTTTAACCATGATCCCCGATCCGCTGTGATCGATCTGCCCCAGACCCGGGTGTCCGGCCGCCGTCTGGTCAAGGTTCAGGCCTGGTTCGACAATGAATGGGCCTATGCCAACCGCATGCTGGACACCACCATTGCCGCGCTTACCACGGCCTGA
- a CDS encoding DUF5320 domain-containing protein — MPGLNRRGPENQGPMTGRGRGLCTGNAGYAGYDAGFGRGVGPGFGRGRRWAQGGFGGRGMGPRAVAPAAPESPDELKQRAEWLESELAAIRQQLNE, encoded by the coding sequence ATGCCAGGATTGAACAGAAGAGGACCTGAAAATCAGGGCCCCATGACCGGTCGCGGCAGAGGGCTGTGTACTGGAAATGCCGGTTATGCCGGATACGATGCAGGATTCGGCCGGGGGGTCGGGCCGGGATTCGGCCGGGGCAGAAGATGGGCCCAGGGCGGTTTCGGCGGCAGAGGAATGGGACCCCGGGCCGTTGCTCCGGCGGCACCGGAATCCCCGGATGAACTGAAACAGCGGGCCGAATGGCTGGAATCCGAACTGGCTGCCATCCGGCAGCAGCTCAATGAATAA
- a CDS encoding DUF134 domain-containing protein, translating into MPRPKRPRYIDAVPRVTEFVPRGIVPAEEVILSLEEFEAVRLIDYDGLDQTQAADIMNVSRQTVGRILRAGRFKLAKAVVAGCRLTVSGGCYHIDDNRSGRGRRRHRGGGRCGRSDRS; encoded by the coding sequence ATGCCACGACCCAAACGACCCAGATATATCGATGCGGTTCCCCGGGTAACGGAGTTTGTCCCCCGGGGAATCGTGCCGGCCGAAGAAGTGATCCTGTCCCTGGAGGAGTTCGAGGCTGTGAGACTGATTGATTATGACGGCCTGGATCAGACACAGGCGGCCGATATCATGAATGTTTCCCGGCAAACCGTGGGCAGGATCCTTCGGGCCGGGCGATTCAAGCTGGCCAAAGCCGTGGTGGCAGGGTGCCGTCTCACAGTGTCGGGGGGATGTTATCACATCGATGATAACCGATCCGGCCGCGGAAGGCGTCGCCACAGGGGTGGGGGCCGGTGCGGCCGTTCCGACCGATCATAA
- a CDS encoding tRNA-queuosine alpha-mannosyltransferase domain-containing protein, whose product MLFLEPFFGGSHQDFATGFTAHSRHDITLLTLAPEYWRWRMRTASLNFLQKINQVRDYDLVFATDMMDVAQFKALAGPDCPPLVLYFHENQMSYPLSAKARQRKPDMDAGLINVNSALAADQIWFNSHFHLSAFLKEVRHLIKQMPAPRPKNMVDQIQKKARVVYPGCRFPSTPDTLASAAQTSPLIIWNHRWEYDKQPDLFFKVLVRLKKRGILFGLAVLGEKYDRYPAVFDQARERLDNEIQVFGYEPSRKTYEKWLAAGQVVVSTAIQENFGISVVEAVRFGCFPLLPCRLSYPELMPEKLHPDIFFRTENQLVEKLSFHLQQPRACVDKRNELSRHMQAFSWEIRALEFDDLLETIT is encoded by the coding sequence ATGCTTTTTCTGGAACCGTTTTTCGGGGGATCCCACCAGGATTTTGCCACCGGGTTTACGGCCCACTCCCGGCATGACATCACATTGCTGACCCTGGCACCGGAATACTGGCGGTGGCGGATGCGGACCGCTTCCCTGAATTTTTTGCAGAAAATCAACCAGGTCAGGGATTACGATCTGGTCTTTGCCACGGATATGATGGATGTGGCGCAATTCAAAGCCCTGGCCGGACCTGATTGTCCGCCGCTGGTGTTGTATTTTCATGAAAATCAGATGTCTTATCCGCTTTCAGCCAAGGCACGGCAGCGAAAACCGGATATGGATGCCGGGTTGATCAACGTCAATTCCGCCCTGGCTGCCGATCAGATATGGTTTAATTCACATTTTCATTTATCGGCATTTTTAAAGGAAGTCCGGCATCTGATTAAACAGATGCCGGCCCCCCGGCCCAAAAACATGGTGGATCAGATTCAGAAAAAAGCCCGGGTCGTGTATCCCGGGTGCCGGTTTCCGTCCACACCGGACACGTTGGCTTCCGCTGCCCAGACGTCTCCGCTGATTATCTGGAACCATCGCTGGGAATATGACAAACAACCGGACCTGTTTTTCAAGGTGCTGGTGCGGCTCAAAAAAAGAGGCATCTTGTTTGGACTGGCCGTGCTGGGAGAAAAATATGATCGGTATCCGGCTGTGTTTGATCAGGCCAGAGAACGGCTGGACAATGAAATTCAGGTGTTCGGGTATGAACCCTCCCGAAAGACATATGAAAAATGGCTGGCAGCAGGGCAGGTGGTGGTGTCCACGGCCATCCAGGAAAATTTCGGCATTTCCGTGGTGGAAGCGGTGCGGTTCGGGTGTTTTCCGTTGCTGCCCTGCCGGCTTTCCTATCCGGAACTTATGCCGGAAAAATTACACCCTGATATTTTTTTTCGTACGGAAAACCAGCTTGTGGAAAAACTGAGTTTTCATTTGCAGCAACCCCGTGCCTGTGTGGACAAGCGAAACGAATTGTCCCGGCATATGCAGGCATTTTCCTGGGAAATCCGGGCTCTTGAGTTTGATGATCTTCTGGAAACAATCACTTGA
- a CDS encoding radical SAM protein: MLQIRDPYKTTHPETAYQTDDLSIFLNIRGNNEYVKVSYPVKYGIFSRLETREMILEFNLNHEIKHARSKTRHWLHPSEWLKRTVGNDWIYYSSGGYSGVVEAIGEYYLPNFMYATNSLLGGKPFEFPVIADLCSSWQDMMAGIPGALPDMPDPIADWLEKAKSIHGPDLEKKADHLFDISGARATVLPPDARHSDYNLIPLTIADGCLYKCRFCKVKNKKPFTPRSRTDIQQQIQALKLLYGPDLINYNALFLGEHDALCAPKDLILFAANQSHDAFGFAHSFMKTPRMYLFGSVDSLLNADMTLFEALNRLPFDTYINIGLESHDQATLDRIGKPITAEKVSLAFDRMGEINQTFPKIEMTGNFIMDDHLPPTHIQSMLDLVRDRISRPVPKGSIYLSPLRFGKPSREVLYDFYRLKTASRLPMFLYIIQRL, translated from the coding sequence TTGCTTCAGATCAGAGATCCTTATAAAACAACACATCCGGAAACCGCCTATCAAACCGATGACCTTTCCATTTTTCTGAACATCCGGGGAAACAATGAATATGTCAAGGTCAGTTACCCCGTGAAATACGGCATTTTTTCCCGCCTGGAAACCCGGGAGATGATACTGGAGTTCAACCTGAACCATGAAATCAAACACGCCAGATCCAAAACCCGCCACTGGCTTCACCCATCGGAATGGCTCAAGCGGACGGTGGGAAACGACTGGATCTATTATTCCAGCGGCGGTTATTCCGGGGTAGTTGAAGCCATCGGTGAATATTATCTTCCCAATTTCATGTATGCCACCAATTCCCTTCTGGGGGGCAAACCATTTGAATTTCCCGTTATCGCAGACCTGTGTTCATCCTGGCAGGACATGATGGCCGGCATCCCCGGTGCATTGCCTGACATGCCGGACCCGATTGCAGACTGGCTTGAAAAAGCCAAATCCATCCATGGCCCGGACCTGGAAAAAAAAGCAGATCATCTGTTTGACATCAGCGGCGCCAGAGCCACGGTCCTGCCCCCGGATGCCCGGCATTCCGACTATAACCTGATCCCATTGACCATTGCCGACGGATGTCTTTACAAATGCCGGTTCTGCAAGGTGAAAAACAAAAAACCGTTCACTCCCCGGTCCCGGACCGATATCCAGCAACAGATCCAGGCATTGAAACTGCTGTACGGGCCGGATCTTATCAATTACAATGCACTTTTTTTAGGGGAGCACGATGCCTTGTGCGCCCCCAAAGACCTGATCCTGTTTGCGGCCAACCAGAGTCATGACGCGTTCGGATTTGCCCACAGCTTTATGAAAACCCCACGCATGTATCTGTTCGGCAGCGTGGATTCTTTGCTCAACGCAGACATGACCTTGTTTGAAGCCCTGAACCGCCTGCCCTTTGACACATACATCAACATCGGCCTGGAATCCCATGACCAGGCCACCCTGGACCGGATCGGAAAGCCCATCACGGCAGAAAAAGTGAGCCTGGCCTTCGACCGCATGGGTGAAATCAACCAGACCTTTCCAAAAATCGAAATGACGGGTAATTTCATCATGGACGACCATTTGCCCCCCACCCACATCCAATCCATGCTGGACCTGGTCAGAGACCGGATTTCCCGCCCCGTCCCCAAAGGCAGTATCTATCTGTCACCGCTTCGATTTGGAAAACCATCCCGGGAAGTGCTCTATGATTTCTACCGCCTGAAAACGGCCAGCCGCCTGCCCATGTTTCTGTACATCATCCAGCGGCTGTAG
- a CDS encoding ADP-ribosylglycohydrolase family protein has protein sequence MNQTDIYRKMLSGVMAAFAADTLALGVHWVYDVSRIKERYGRLDHLIAPEIAPFHKNRQKGDFTHYGDQMLVLLASLCHCNGFDGDDFAARWQALFDHYKGYLDGATQKTLAGFQAGRSPSEAGSDSTDLGGAARMAPLALFYAHNADSFMDCAQHQTAMTHNHPLVLDTARFFAQAALETAKGTGPATAIRSAAEHLPSGSPIASLVDKGLASAEKETTQAISSFGQACDTTEALPGTIHLIARYQQDLETALIENIMAGGDSSARGILCGFILGIHNGLDAIPQNWLEEMTAFDKIKTLTGGM, from the coding sequence ATGAACCAAACCGACATTTATCGAAAAATGCTGTCCGGTGTCATGGCTGCGTTTGCCGCAGACACCCTGGCCTTGGGCGTTCACTGGGTGTATGATGTGTCCCGGATCAAAGAGCGGTACGGCCGTCTGGACCATCTGATTGCCCCTGAGATCGCTCCGTTTCATAAAAACAGGCAAAAAGGGGATTTTACCCATTATGGGGACCAGATGCTGGTGCTGCTGGCATCTTTATGTCACTGCAACGGTTTTGACGGGGACGATTTTGCGGCCCGGTGGCAGGCCCTGTTTGATCATTATAAGGGATACCTGGACGGGGCCACCCAAAAGACCCTGGCCGGTTTCCAGGCAGGCAGGTCACCGTCTGAAGCCGGATCTGATTCCACGGATCTGGGAGGAGCCGCCCGCATGGCGCCCCTGGCCCTGTTTTACGCCCACAATGCCGATTCATTCATGGATTGCGCCCAACACCAGACCGCCATGACCCACAACCACCCCCTGGTTCTGGACACGGCCCGCTTTTTTGCCCAGGCTGCCCTGGAAACGGCCAAGGGAACCGGCCCGGCCACTGCCATCCGCTCTGCGGCAGAACACCTGCCGTCCGGATCTCCCATCGCAAGCCTCGTGGACAAAGGCCTTGCCAGTGCTGAAAAAGAAACCACCCAGGCCATCTCCAGTTTCGGTCAGGCCTGTGACACCACCGAAGCCCTGCCCGGCACGATCCACCTGATCGCCCGGTACCAGCAAGACCTGGAAACTGCGTTGATCGAAAATATCATGGCCGGCGGTGATTCTTCCGCCAGAGGCATCCTGTGCGGCTTTATCCTGGGCATTCACAACGGGCTGGATGCAATTCCCCAAAACTGGCTGGAGGAGATGACGGCATTCGACAAAATCAAGACCCTGACCGGCGGTATGTGA
- a CDS encoding PAS domain-containing protein: MPEQLTYEALEQRVKELEASESKTHKILEALQQKEYLYDNLFKNMLHEVHVWKLVLDDFDKIKTWKLVDANPAALKSWNKSLSDVIGKTPDEMFPGSDATEQFMPVVEKIFTEGKPHIWESHFPDSNQFLHMVSIPLGEYFISTGLDITERRQAGKALRQKHEMLKCTEAIANIVADRKPLF, encoded by the coding sequence ATGCCTGAACAGCTCACCTATGAAGCGCTTGAACAGAGGGTCAAAGAGTTGGAAGCATCCGAATCTAAAACCCATAAGATCTTAGAGGCACTGCAGCAGAAAGAATATTTATACGACAATCTGTTTAAGAACATGCTACATGAGGTACATGTCTGGAAACTCGTTCTCGATGATTTCGACAAAATCAAAACCTGGAAATTAGTGGATGCCAATCCAGCTGCTCTGAAATCATGGAATAAATCCTTATCTGATGTTATCGGCAAAACACCTGATGAAATGTTTCCAGGTTCTGATGCAACGGAACAATTCATGCCTGTCGTGGAGAAAATATTTACGGAAGGCAAACCACATATTTGGGAATCACATTTCCCAGATTCAAATCAATTTCTCCACATGGTTAGCATTCCACTGGGAGAATATTTTATCAGCACTGGTTTAGACATCACCGAACGTAGGCAAGCTGGTAAGGCTCTGCGTCAAAAACATGAAATGCTAAAATGCACTGAAGCCATTGCTAATATAGTGGCTGACCGGAAACCCCTATTTTAG
- a CDS encoding ISNCY-like element ISDph1 family transposase (programmed frameshift) codes for MTFGQTPIDQIKLDMRARDEIPKLLLGLQHIYCDQELREKVFVILKNVIPEDTDSKNGRPGMDLWKILVMGTIRLNCNWDYDKLREMVNNHRTLRQMLGHGMMDDDITYPLQTLKDNVRLLTPDILDKINTLVVQEGHKLLEKKTSDEEVLMGRCDSFVVETDVHFPTDINLLFDAVRKMIQIAAIISQGIGTSMWRQSAYNIKKFKRLYRIVQRLKHSTSADEKKKAKRARQIMDAHKAYIELAEKYISKAELTIEMTESSDIMNEARVEELQTYINYALWQIGLIKRRVLQDEKIPHKDKIFSIFEPHTEWISKGKAGVPQELGLRVCILEDQYGFILHHRVMEQETDDKVAVAMVTSAQNKFSGLKGCSFDKGFYTPGNKKDLKDTLSILVLPKKGRCNKAEFEEETADDFIRLKRKHSAVESAINGLENHGLDRCPDHGIQGFKRYVGLSVLARNLQIMGHHIQQKRLKQLQRSEQRKAA; via the exons ATGACATTCGGGCAGACCCCTATCGACCAAATCAAACTTGACATGAGAGCCAGGGATGAAATTCCCAAGCTACTTTTGGGGCTCCAGCATATCTATTGCGATCAAGAACTTCGAGAAAAAGTTTTTGTCATCCTCAAAAATGTGATTCCGGAAGACACCGACTCCAAAAATGGACGTCCGGGAATGGACCTGTGGAAAATTCTTGTGATGGGCACCATACGGCTCAATTGCAATTGGGATTACGATAAACTCCGGGAGATGGTGAACAACCACAGAACATTGAGGCAGATGCTGGGTCATGGCATGATGGACGATGACATAACCTATCCGCTCCAGACCTTAAAAGATAATGTCAGGCTTCTGACACCTGACATTCTTGATAAAATCAACACCCTGGTTGTACAAGAAGGTCATAAACTTCTG GAAAAAAAAACTTCGGACGAAGAGGTGTTGATGGGACGGTGTGATTCATTCGTTGTTGAAACCGATGTTCATTTTCCCACAGACATCAACCTGCTTTTTGATGCAGTCCGAAAAATGATTCAAATTGCCGCTATTATCAGCCAGGGCATTGGAACGAGTATGTGGCGGCAATCAGCATATAATATCAAAAAATTTAAACGGCTGTATCGGATAGTTCAGCGATTGAAACATTCCACATCCGCGGATGAAAAGAAAAAGGCCAAAAGAGCCCGGCAGATCATGGATGCACACAAAGCTTATATTGAACTTGCTGAAAAATACATTTCAAAAGCGGAATTGACCATTGAAATGACGGAGTCCTCCGATATTATGAATGAAGCCCGAGTGGAAGAGTTGCAAACATACATCAATTATGCGCTTTGGCAAATTGGCCTGATAAAACGCCGGGTTTTGCAGGATGAAAAGATCCCACATAAAGACAAGATTTTTTCAATTTTCGAACCCCATACAGAATGGATTTCAAAAGGCAAAGCCGGTGTTCCCCAAGAATTGGGACTGCGGGTATGCATCCTGGAAGACCAGTATGGGTTTATCCTGCACCACCGGGTGATGGAGCAAGAAACCGATGATAAAGTGGCCGTTGCAATGGTAACGTCGGCCCAAAACAAATTTTCTGGTCTCAAGGGATGCAGTTTTGATAAAGGGTTTTATACACCTGGTAACAAAAAGGACCTGAAGGATACATTGAGCATTTTGGTGCTCCCGAAAAAAGGCAGATGCAACAAGGCTGAATTTGAAGAAGAAACAGCAGACGATTTTATTCGTTTAAAAAGAAAACATTCAGCGGTGGAATCGGCCATAAACGGGTTGGAAAATCATGGTCTGGACAGATGCCCGGATCATGGCATTCAAGGATTTAAAAGATATGTAGGTCTGTCTGTTCTGGCAAGAAATCTCCAGATTATGGGTCATCATATACAACAAAAAAGGCTGAAGCAGCTGCAACGGTCTGAACAGCGAAAAGCCGCGTAA